The following are from one region of the Harpia harpyja isolate bHarHar1 chromosome 4, bHarHar1 primary haplotype, whole genome shotgun sequence genome:
- the PLXDC1 gene encoding plexin domain-containing protein 1, whose amino-acid sequence MRWGGLILLCLLRGVLGAPGPWGAGHHPGSPAAGEGRRRTRETLPGTEGTRISQDLVGGSLAIDTLPANETRIVEDNHSYYVSRIYGPGDARLRGLWVDMAAANRSQVKIHGILSNTHRQASRLVLSFDFPFYGHLLRQVTIATGGFIFMGDVIHRMLTATQYVAPLMANFNPSYSRNSTVQYLDNGTVFVVQWDKVYLQGKEDMGSFTFQAALHSTGRIVFGYKEIPVPVLQISATQHPVKAGLSDAFMILNPSPDVPESRRRTIYEYHRVELDTSKITNMSAVEFTPLPTCLQHQSCEMCVTSELTFNCSWCHVLQRCSSGFDRYREEWLSYGCGQKSDEKTCEDLAEGDHYSAPPDSSFSLLDEDVTTSTSSLFVDSLTTEDDTKLNQYAGSEGMGSSLPSKKAGTPIHTGTIVGIVLAVLLIATIILAGIYINSHPTSNAALFFIERRPHHWPAMKFRNHTNHATYSEVEPASQEKEGFVEAEQC is encoded by the exons aTGCGCTgggggggcctgatcctgctctgcctgctgcgtGGGGTGCTGGGCGCGCCGGGCCCGTGGGGTGCAG gacatcACCCCGGGAGCCCGGCAGCGGGCGAAGGGCGACGGAGAACCCGGGAGACCTTGCCGGGAACCGAGGGGACCCGCATCAGCCAGGACCTGGTGGGGGGCAGCCTGGCCATCGACACGCTGCCGGCCAACGAGACACGGATCGTG GAGGACAACCACAGCTACTACGTGTCGCGGATCTACGGGCCGGGGGACGCCCGTCTGAGAGGGCTGTGGGTCGACATGGCAGCGGCCAACAGGAGCCAAGTGAAGATCCACGGGATCCTCTCCAACACGCACCGGCAAGCCTCG AGACTCGTCCTCTCCTTTGACTTCCCCTTCTACGGCCACCTCCTGCGGCAGGTCACGATAGCGACGGGCG GTTTTATCTTCATGGGGGATGTCATCCACCGAATGCTCACGGCCACGCAGTACGTCGCACCCCTCATGGCCAACTTCAACCCCAGCTACTCCCGCAATTCCACCGTCCAGTACCTGGACAACG GGACAGTTTTTGTGGTGCAGTGGGACAAGGTCTATCTTCAAGGGAAGGAGGACATGGGCAGCTTCACCTTCCAGGCAGCCCTGCACAGCACTGGGAGAATCGTCTTTGGGTACAAGGAG ATCCCCGTGCCGGTCCTACAGATCAGTGCCACCCAGCACCCCGTGAAAGCTGGCCTCTCCGACGCCTTCATGATCCTCAACCCATCTCCCGATGTGCCTG AGTCCCGCCGTCGGACCATCTACGAATATCATCGCGTGGAGCTGGACACCAGCAAGATCACCAACATGTCAGCCGTGGAGTTCACCCCGCTGCCCA CTTGTCTCCAGCATCAGAGCTGTGAAATGTGTGTGACCTCGGAGCTGACCTTCAACTGCAGCTGGTGTCATGTCCTGCAGAG ATGCTCCAGCGGCTTCGACCGATACCGGGAGGAGTGGCTGTCCTACGGCTGTGGCCAGAAG tcagATGAGAAGACCTGTGAGGATTTAGCAGAAGGCGACCACTATTCAGCACCTCCTGACAGCTCTTTCTCACTGCTGGATGAGGATGTCACCACCTCCACGTCCTCGCTCTTCGTTGACAGCCTCACTACAGAAG atgATACGAAGCTCAATCAGTATGCAGGAAGTGAAG GTATGGGAAGCAGCCTTCCTTCCAAGAAAGCAGGCACCCCGATTCACACAGGTACTATCGTGGGGATCGTTCTGGCTGTGTTGCTCATTGCAACTATTATCCTTGCTGGAATTTACATCAACAGCCACCCCACCTCCAACGCTGCCCTGTTCTTCATTGAG CGAAGGCCACATCACTGGCCCGCCATGAAATTCCGAAATCACACCAACCATGCAACGTACTCAGAGGTGGAGCCAGCCAGCCAGGAGAAGGAGGGCTTTGTCGAAGCAGAACAGTGCTGA